One part of the Alistipes onderdonkii genome encodes these proteins:
- a CDS encoding Gfo/Idh/MocA family protein: protein MPGKIRFGMVGTGFIADWVLAGARQDARFEAVAICSRSQERADAFAAKHGIPHTFTSLGQMAASPLVDAVYIATPNFLHASQSILCMRHGKHVLCEKPLASNAREARQMVAVARECGVTLMEAMISTLNPNFRVVQEYLPRLGTIRRYFASFCQYSSRYDKFRQGIVLNAFNPELSNGAMMDIGVYTVYPMVALFGRPLGVEAQGIVLSSGADGQGVVNFRYEGMNATVLYSKIANSSLPTEIEGEEGNLLLDAIHTIRDVAYLPRPAAASGRGDAPVRHSVGLPLEKDTYYYEVAEFIDLIEQGRIESAVNSHENSLVTMEIIDQVRRQLGVSYPADRLP, encoded by the coding sequence ATGCCGGGGAAAATTCGATTCGGCATGGTCGGCACCGGGTTCATCGCCGACTGGGTGCTGGCCGGGGCGCGGCAGGACGCGCGCTTCGAGGCCGTGGCGATCTGTTCGCGTTCGCAGGAGAGGGCCGACGCCTTCGCTGCGAAGCACGGCATCCCGCATACCTTCACCTCGCTCGGGCAGATGGCGGCAAGCCCGCTCGTCGACGCCGTTTACATCGCCACGCCCAATTTCCTGCACGCGTCGCAGAGCATCCTCTGCATGCGCCACGGCAAGCACGTGCTGTGCGAGAAGCCCCTGGCCTCCAATGCCCGCGAGGCGCGGCAGATGGTCGCTGTCGCCCGCGAATGCGGCGTCACGCTCATGGAGGCCATGATCTCGACGCTCAACCCCAATTTCCGCGTCGTGCAGGAGTACCTGCCCCGGCTCGGGACGATCCGCCGCTATTTCGCCAGCTTCTGCCAGTACTCCTCGCGCTACGACAAGTTCCGGCAGGGGATCGTGCTCAACGCCTTTAACCCCGAACTGTCGAACGGCGCCATGATGGACATCGGGGTCTATACCGTCTATCCGATGGTCGCGCTGTTCGGGCGTCCGCTGGGGGTCGAAGCGCAGGGCATCGTCCTCTCTTCGGGTGCCGACGGGCAGGGCGTCGTCAATTTCCGCTACGAGGGGATGAATGCCACGGTGCTCTACTCCAAGATCGCCAATTCGTCGCTTCCGACCGAGATCGAGGGCGAGGAGGGCAACCTGTTGCTGGACGCCATCCACACCATCCGCGACGTGGCGTACCTTCCGCGCCCGGCGGCCGCTTCGGGGCGGGGCGACGCCCCCGTCCGCCACAGCGTCGGGCTCCCCCTGGAGAAGGATACCTATTATTATGAGGTCGCGGAGTTCATCGACCTCATCGAACAGGGACGGATAGAATCCGCCGTCAACAGCCACGAAAACTCCCTCGTGACGATGGAGATCATCGACCAGGTGCGCCGCCAGCTGGGCGTGTCCTATCCCGCCGACAGGTTGCCGTAG
- a CDS encoding alpha-amylase family glycosyl hydrolase, with protein MEKTTRRLPIVERDEWLLPAEQELNRRYERYTDKINAIEQAAGSIVDYANGYRYFGWQRDELLDGWWLREWLPGAHDVYVFGDFNNWQRTEIRMQRDAHGVWSAFFPEAMYRDRLRHGSLYKLHVHGDNGWKDRIPAYATRVVQDEATKNYTAQFWAPEPFDWQGDAFDASKNGSLLIYEAHVGMAQEKEGVGTYREFTEKILPIIKKDGYNAVQLMAIAEHPYYGSFGYHVSSFFAPASRCGTPEELKELVRRAHELGLAVIMDLVHAHYVRNLNEGIDELDGTDHLYSLPGKAGYQPYWDSKLFDYGKDEVQHFLLSNVKYWLDEFHFDGYRFDGVTSMIYHHHGYVDFDCRERFFDEGVNRDALTYLTLANRLVHDFRPAAVTIAEDVSGMPGMCIPIADGGIGFDYRLGMAIPDFWIKELKEVPDEEWNIWEMWDVMTNRLPEVKTVAYAESHDQALVGDKTLAFRLMDKEMYFHMDKASENIVIDRGMALHKMIRLMTISTGGQAYLNFMGNEFGHPEWIDFPREGNGWSYAHARRQWSLAKNGFLRYSWLGDFDKAMIKLVKRYKVLADGYAWNLAMDECNKTMVFSHGNLLFVFNWHPTASIPDYELPVQAPGKYVPVLSTDEKRFGGQQRQAMDAEHFSFPARDGDNTERPHIRIYNTSRTATVYLRKK; from the coding sequence ATGGAAAAAACGACCCGCAGGCTCCCGATCGTAGAACGCGACGAGTGGCTGCTCCCCGCCGAGCAGGAGCTCAACCGCCGCTACGAACGGTATACGGACAAAATAAACGCGATCGAGCAGGCGGCAGGCTCGATCGTCGACTACGCCAACGGCTACCGTTACTTCGGCTGGCAGCGGGACGAGCTGCTCGACGGATGGTGGCTGCGCGAATGGCTGCCGGGCGCGCACGACGTCTACGTCTTCGGGGATTTCAACAACTGGCAGCGTACCGAGATACGTATGCAGCGCGACGCGCACGGCGTATGGAGCGCCTTCTTCCCGGAGGCGATGTACCGCGACCGGCTCCGCCACGGGTCGCTCTACAAGCTCCACGTCCACGGCGACAACGGCTGGAAAGACCGCATCCCGGCCTATGCCACGCGCGTGGTACAGGACGAAGCGACGAAGAATTACACGGCTCAGTTCTGGGCGCCGGAGCCGTTCGACTGGCAGGGCGACGCGTTCGACGCCTCGAAGAACGGCAGCCTGCTGATCTACGAGGCCCATGTGGGCATGGCGCAGGAAAAGGAGGGCGTGGGCACCTACCGCGAATTCACGGAGAAAATACTACCTATAATAAAAAAGGACGGCTACAACGCCGTGCAGCTCATGGCCATCGCCGAGCACCCCTATTACGGGTCGTTCGGTTACCACGTGTCGAGTTTCTTCGCACCCGCATCGCGCTGCGGCACGCCCGAGGAGCTGAAAGAGCTGGTGCGCCGCGCCCACGAGCTGGGGCTGGCGGTCATCATGGATCTGGTGCATGCCCACTATGTCCGCAACCTCAACGAAGGCATCGACGAACTGGACGGCACCGACCATCTGTACTCGCTGCCCGGCAAGGCCGGCTACCAGCCCTACTGGGACTCGAAGCTCTTCGACTACGGCAAGGACGAGGTACAGCATTTCCTGCTGTCGAACGTCAAGTACTGGCTCGACGAGTTCCATTTCGACGGCTACCGCTTCGACGGCGTAACGTCGATGATCTACCACCACCACGGCTATGTCGACTTCGACTGCCGCGAACGCTTCTTCGACGAGGGGGTCAACCGCGACGCGCTGACCTACCTGACGCTCGCCAACCGCCTGGTGCACGACTTCCGGCCGGCGGCCGTGACCATCGCCGAGGACGTGAGCGGAATGCCGGGCATGTGCATCCCCATCGCCGACGGCGGCATCGGGTTCGACTACCGGCTGGGGATGGCGATCCCCGACTTCTGGATCAAGGAGCTGAAGGAGGTGCCCGACGAGGAGTGGAACATATGGGAAATGTGGGACGTCATGACCAACCGCCTGCCCGAAGTGAAAACCGTGGCCTATGCCGAATCGCACGACCAGGCGCTGGTGGGCGACAAGACGCTGGCATTCCGGCTGATGGACAAGGAGATGTATTTCCACATGGACAAGGCGTCGGAGAATATCGTGATCGACCGCGGCATGGCGCTGCACAAGATGATCCGCCTGATGACCATCTCGACGGGCGGGCAGGCCTACCTCAACTTCATGGGCAACGAGTTCGGACACCCCGAGTGGATCGACTTCCCGCGCGAAGGCAACGGCTGGAGCTATGCCCACGCCCGGCGGCAATGGTCGCTGGCGAAGAACGGGTTCCTGCGCTACTCGTGGCTGGGGGATTTCGACAAGGCGATGATAAAGCTGGTGAAGCGTTACAAGGTACTCGCGGACGGTTATGCCTGGAACCTCGCGATGGACGAGTGCAACAAGACGATGGTTTTCTCGCACGGCAACCTGCTGTTCGTGTTCAACTGGCACCCCACGGCCTCGATCCCCGACTACGAACTGCCCGTGCAGGCGCCGGGCAAGTATGTGCCCGTGCTCTCGACCGACGAAAAGCGCTTCGGAGGGCAACAGCGGCAGGCGATGGACGCCGAGCATTTCTCGTTCCCGGCACGCGACGGCGACAACACCGAACGGCCCCATATCCGCATCTACAACACCTCGCGCACGGCGACGGTTTACCTGCGGAAGAAATAG
- a CDS encoding peptide MFS transporter — protein MKGQPKGLIAAALANMGERFGFYIMMAILTLFISAKFGLNETTAGYIYSGFYASIYLLALVGGIIADKTRNYKGTIMWGLVVMSLGYLIIAIPTPTPVSSLPLYLTLTCVGLLVIAFGNGLFKGNLQALVGQMYDNKEFSAKRESGFQIFYMFINIGGFFAPFVAIGVRNWWLKVNNFDYNAKLPELCHEYLAKGEHMAGEGLANLTSYANSAYLDGTPVSAAGLHDFCNGYLDVFNRGFHYAFIAAIVMMLVSLVIYLSNKQRFPDPSKKAAAGGAKASAEEITMSAQEIRQRIYALFAVFGVVIFFWVSFHQNGYSLTYFARDYVNLDVININLGFTTIKGAEIFQSVNPFFVVTLTPLIMWFFGWLRKRNIEVSTPMKIAIGMGIAATAYLFLMFFSFALPDKAALAGMKADQVQSILVTPWVMVGLYFILTVAELFISPLGLAFVSKVAPPHMQGLMQGFWLAATAVGNALLFVGGWLYMHTPMWATWCVFVAACGMSMLVMLSMVRWLERVTK, from the coding sequence ATGAAAGGACAACCCAAAGGACTGATCGCGGCGGCCCTTGCCAATATGGGCGAGCGTTTCGGTTTCTACATCATGATGGCTATCCTGACCTTGTTCATCTCCGCCAAGTTCGGCCTGAACGAAACGACCGCGGGGTATATCTATTCGGGATTCTACGCTTCGATTTACCTGTTGGCGCTCGTCGGCGGTATCATTGCCGACAAAACCCGCAACTACAAGGGAACCATCATGTGGGGGCTCGTGGTGATGTCGCTGGGCTACCTGATCATTGCCATCCCCACGCCGACGCCCGTGTCCAGCCTGCCGCTCTACCTGACGCTGACGTGCGTCGGCCTGCTGGTGATAGCCTTCGGCAACGGCCTTTTCAAGGGCAATCTCCAGGCGCTCGTGGGGCAGATGTACGACAACAAGGAGTTCAGCGCCAAGCGTGAGTCGGGTTTCCAGATTTTCTATATGTTCATCAACATCGGGGGCTTCTTCGCGCCGTTCGTCGCCATCGGCGTGCGCAACTGGTGGCTCAAGGTCAACAATTTCGACTATAACGCCAAGCTGCCCGAGCTGTGCCACGAATACCTTGCCAAGGGCGAGCACATGGCCGGCGAGGGGCTTGCCAACCTCACGTCGTACGCCAATTCGGCCTACCTCGACGGCACGCCCGTGTCGGCTGCCGGCCTGCACGATTTCTGCAACGGCTACCTCGATGTCTTCAACCGCGGTTTCCACTATGCGTTCATCGCGGCCATCGTGATGATGCTCGTGTCGCTGGTCATCTACCTGTCCAACAAGCAGCGCTTCCCCGACCCGTCGAAGAAAGCCGCGGCCGGCGGTGCCAAGGCTTCGGCCGAGGAGATCACCATGTCGGCGCAGGAGATCCGCCAGCGCATCTACGCACTGTTCGCCGTGTTCGGCGTCGTGATCTTCTTCTGGGTTTCGTTCCACCAGAACGGTTATTCGCTGACCTATTTCGCACGTGACTACGTCAACCTCGACGTCATCAACATCAACCTGGGCTTCACGACCATCAAGGGCGCCGAGATTTTCCAGAGCGTCAACCCCTTCTTCGTCGTGACCCTCACGCCGCTGATCATGTGGTTCTTCGGTTGGCTGCGCAAACGCAACATCGAGGTTTCGACCCCGATGAAGATCGCCATCGGTATGGGTATCGCCGCCACGGCCTACCTCTTCCTGATGTTCTTCTCGTTCGCACTGCCCGACAAGGCCGCCCTCGCAGGCATGAAGGCCGACCAGGTGCAGTCGATCCTGGTGACCCCGTGGGTCATGGTGGGCCTCTATTTCATCCTTACCGTCGCCGAGCTCTTCATCTCGCCCCTCGGACTGGCATTCGTATCGAAGGTGGCGCCCCCGCACATGCAGGGCCTTATGCAGGGCTTCTGGCTGGCCGCTACGGCCGTGGGCAATGCGTTGCTGTTCGTCGGCGGATGGCTTTACATGCACACCCCGATGTGGGCTACGTGGTGCGTCTTCGTCGCAGCCTGCGGCATGTCGATGCTCGTCATGCTCTCGATGGTGCGCTGGCTCGAACGGGTGACGAAATAA
- a CDS encoding TetR/AcrR family transcriptional regulator, which produces MTPPQKGRIIDQAMQMFVSQGIKSVRMDDIAQQLGVSKRTLYEMFGDKEGLLYLAMERYSERNRQRWNELTADAHDVLEAMFMVLGEVMDNAEVSRRMMDNLRKFYPAVHDKLMREGMVKNRTSLRSMLEQGIEAGLFVNNFNIDLSISVLYYTASAIVTRRELMLPDGMSEREAFVQIISNFFRGISTAKGLQLIDDNLKRYKLSKTGNKLNLDR; this is translated from the coding sequence ATGACCCCTCCTCAGAAAGGACGCATTATCGACCAAGCCATGCAGATGTTCGTTTCGCAGGGTATCAAGTCGGTACGAATGGACGACATCGCGCAGCAGCTCGGGGTGTCGAAGCGGACGCTCTACGAGATGTTCGGCGATAAGGAAGGCCTGCTCTACCTGGCCATGGAACGCTATTCCGAACGTAACCGCCAGCGGTGGAACGAACTCACGGCCGACGCGCACGACGTTCTCGAAGCCATGTTCATGGTGCTGGGCGAAGTGATGGACAACGCCGAGGTTTCGCGCCGCATGATGGACAACCTCCGGAAGTTTTATCCCGCCGTGCACGACAAGCTGATGCGCGAGGGGATGGTGAAAAACCGCACGAGCCTGCGTTCGATGCTCGAACAGGGCATCGAGGCCGGGCTGTTCGTCAATAATTTCAACATCGACCTCTCCATTTCGGTGCTTTACTATACGGCTTCGGCCATCGTGACGCGCCGCGAGTTGATGCTGCCCGACGGGATGTCCGAACGCGAGGCGTTCGTGCAGATCATCAGCAATTTTTTCCGCGGCATTTCGACTGCCAAGGGCCTGCAGCTGATCGACGACAACCTGAAGCGGTACAAACTGTCGAAAACGGGAAATAAATTGAATTTGGATAGATGA
- a CDS encoding TolC family protein → MKKLILTLCLAATGTFAAVAQMRLTLDQALDLALSENPTIKVAEMEVQRYDYVKRQTWGGLLPQVSVTGQVNHSFIVQQMSKGFSLGNDPYTTLSGAVDASVPLFAPQVYRMMKMNDKQMATAVEAARSSRITLTAEVKKAFYNILLAEQSLDVLRESQATVQRTVDDTSVQYENGLTSEYDLLTAQVQLSNLKPSILQTENSIRIAKLMLKMYLSIPEQVEIEVEGELDAMRDKVLAGTEGLTTDTSDNSDLRTLELQEDLLRLQLKAENASRLPTIGAFGNFTLTGNNMGSVSFDQATMEMTTIKDGYFWQNPLSAGIRVSVPLFSGLTKMNRSREIKNQISQIGLQRTYARQQVDVQVRSALNDLLTARETMYAQELTVEQARKAYSISDTRYRAGAGTILELNSAQLAQTQAQLNYSQAIFDYLTAKAEYDRIVGKEK, encoded by the coding sequence ATGAAAAAACTGATTCTGACATTGTGCCTCGCGGCAACGGGTACGTTCGCTGCCGTGGCGCAGATGCGCCTCACGCTCGACCAGGCCCTCGACCTGGCGCTGAGCGAGAATCCCACCATCAAGGTCGCCGAGATGGAGGTGCAGCGCTACGACTATGTGAAACGCCAGACATGGGGCGGCCTGCTGCCGCAGGTGTCGGTGACCGGGCAGGTCAACCACAGCTTCATCGTACAGCAGATGTCCAAGGGCTTCTCGCTGGGCAACGACCCCTATACGACGCTCAGCGGGGCCGTGGATGCTTCGGTGCCGCTCTTCGCGCCGCAGGTTTACCGCATGATGAAGATGAACGACAAGCAGATGGCCACGGCCGTCGAAGCGGCGCGTTCGTCGCGCATCACGCTGACGGCCGAAGTCAAAAAGGCCTTCTACAACATCCTGCTCGCCGAGCAGTCGCTCGACGTGCTCCGCGAGTCGCAGGCCACCGTCCAGCGTACGGTCGACGACACGTCCGTGCAATATGAGAACGGGCTCACGTCGGAGTACGACCTGTTGACGGCGCAGGTGCAGCTCAGCAACCTGAAACCCTCGATCCTCCAGACCGAGAACTCGATCCGCATCGCCAAACTGATGCTCAAGATGTATCTTTCGATCCCCGAGCAGGTCGAAATCGAGGTCGAAGGCGAGCTGGACGCCATGCGCGACAAGGTGCTCGCCGGAACCGAGGGGCTTACGACCGACACTTCGGACAACTCCGACCTGCGCACGCTCGAACTGCAGGAGGATCTGCTCCGCCTCCAGCTCAAGGCCGAGAATGCGAGCCGCCTGCCGACCATCGGGGCGTTCGGCAACTTCACCCTCACCGGGAACAACATGGGCTCGGTGTCGTTCGACCAGGCGACGATGGAAATGACGACGATCAAGGACGGCTATTTCTGGCAGAACCCGCTTTCCGCCGGCATCCGCGTCTCCGTGCCGCTCTTTTCGGGGCTGACGAAGATGAACCGCTCGCGCGAGATCAAGAACCAGATTTCGCAGATCGGCCTCCAGCGGACATACGCCCGGCAGCAGGTCGACGTGCAGGTTCGCTCGGCGCTGAACGACCTGCTGACGGCGCGCGAGACGATGTACGCCCAGGAACTCACCGTCGAGCAGGCGCGCAAGGCCTACTCGATCTCCGACACCCGTTACCGTGCGGGGGCGGGTACGATCCTCGAGCTCAACAGCGCCCAGCTGGCGCAGACGCAGGCGCAGCTCAACTACTCGCAGGCGATCTTCGATTACCTGACGGCCAAGGCCGAGTACGACCGCATCGTCGGCAAGGAAAAATAG
- a CDS encoding efflux RND transporter periplasmic adaptor subunit produces the protein MKKTAVILFAAAALAGCKGKNGAGDVQQDNRVLTKTETAEFATVQLTEEFTSEIEPFRENDITPAASGVHIDRILVEVGDPVREGQLIVTLDPTQYTQQLVQLKTVEDDYNRLLPVYEAGGISAQQIQQAKAQLDVQREVVANLKKNIEVRSPITGVVTARNYESGDLFSAQPILHIMQIDPLKVIANISEQYFPNVKVGMPVELKVDIFPDQTFTGTVSLIYPALDPTTRTFKVEVKVPNARRTLRPGMYARTIFNMGQKEGVMVPDVAVQKQVGTAERFVYVIEGDSVARRRRVDVGRQVGDRVDILSGVGADEAVAVTALSKLYDGAKVEIKQE, from the coding sequence ATGAAGAAAACAGCAGTTATATTGTTTGCCGCGGCTGCCCTCGCCGGCTGCAAAGGCAAAAACGGGGCAGGCGACGTGCAGCAGGACAACCGTGTGCTGACTAAAACCGAAACGGCGGAGTTCGCCACCGTGCAGCTTACCGAGGAGTTCACTTCGGAGATCGAGCCCTTCAGGGAGAACGACATCACTCCGGCGGCTTCGGGCGTGCACATCGACCGCATCCTGGTCGAAGTGGGCGACCCCGTGCGCGAGGGGCAGCTCATCGTGACGCTCGATCCGACGCAGTACACCCAGCAGCTCGTGCAGCTGAAGACCGTCGAGGACGATTACAACCGCCTGCTGCCCGTCTATGAGGCCGGCGGTATCTCGGCGCAGCAGATCCAGCAGGCCAAGGCGCAGCTGGACGTGCAGCGCGAGGTGGTCGCCAACCTCAAGAAGAACATCGAGGTGCGTTCGCCCATCACAGGCGTGGTCACGGCGCGCAACTACGAGTCGGGCGACCTCTTCTCGGCGCAGCCCATCCTGCACATCATGCAGATCGACCCGCTGAAGGTCATCGCCAATATTTCCGAGCAGTATTTCCCCAACGTGAAGGTCGGGATGCCCGTTGAGCTGAAGGTGGACATCTTTCCCGACCAGACCTTTACGGGTACCGTCTCGCTGATCTATCCGGCGCTCGACCCCACGACCCGTACGTTCAAGGTCGAGGTGAAGGTGCCCAATGCCCGGCGCACGCTGCGCCCGGGTATGTACGCCCGCACGATCTTCAACATGGGGCAGAAGGAGGGCGTCATGGTGCCCGACGTGGCCGTCCAGAAGCAGGTCGGCACTGCCGAGCGCTTCGTGTATGTCATCGAGGGCGATAGCGTTGCCCGTCGCCGCCGTGTCGATGTCGGACGCCAGGTCGGCGACCGCGTGGACATTCTTTCGGGCGTAGGGGCGGACGAAGCCGTGGCCGTCACGGCCCTTTCGAAACTCTACGACGGTGCCAAAGTGGAAATCAAACAGGAATAA
- a CDS encoding efflux RND transporter permease subunit: MKIYESAVRKPVSTVLMFVGVMVFGLFSLMNLAVDQYPEIEIPQISVITFYPGANAADIETNITRILEDNLNTVSNLKKLTSKSQDNVSMIIVEFEYGSDLTEGANEIRDVVSRSQSQLPDDIDYPTIFKFSTSMIPVIMLAVTADESYPALKKILDDKFVNVLNRVDGVGAVTVMGAPEREVQVNVDPAKLEAYNLTVEQLGQIIAAENVNIPSGTIDIGNNTFNIKADGEFKLSDEMRKVVVSNAGGRTVMLSDVAEIRDTLEKATMDERANGQRSVRVMIQKQSGANTVDIVHEIQKRLPDIQASLPRDVKMETIFEGSQEITNAIGSLSETIMYAFIFVVLVVMAFLGRWRATLIICMTIPVSLICSFIYLFATGSTLNIISLSSLSIAIGMVVDDAIVVLENITTHIERGSNPKEAAIYATNEVWLSVIATTLVVVAVFLPLTMVPGMAGILFRELGWIVTIVVCVSTTAAISLTPMMSAYLLKLEGGVHDYKGLGVIYKPIDRALAWLDDAYARSLNWVVRHRRITIFSMMGLFLVSLGLVTQVPTEFFPPSDNGWISATVKLEQNLSVDYTARIARQIDSIIYKNYPEVTLVSASSGANSSDDAFAAMQTTGSHIINYNLSLPTSDKRERSIYVISDLLRKELDRIPEVREYSVMPGGDNGSMSGSATVDIKVFGYDMDVTNAVANDLKEKLGGLEGTRDVQLSRDDLRPELNVVFDRDRLAYYGMNSATASQAVRNRIDGLVASKYREDGDEYDIVVRYAEPFRMSLGDVENITLYNGQGRPVKLKEVGRVQEEYAAPMIERENRQRVITVKSSLGAGVALGDVVAEVDQLIAGYPVPDGVDLEIGGTVEDQGDAFSDLGVLFILIVILVYIVMATQFESLLFPFIIMFTIPFAATGVFLALWMTSTPMSLIALIGAIMLVGIVTKNGIVMVDYMNLLVERGSGVFDAVIAGGKSRLRPVLMTSFTTILGMLPLAIGTGVGSETWQPMGIAVIGGLTFSTLLTLFIIPALYSVFVNRSQRKEKEKLARLAAEHQASRH; encoded by the coding sequence ATGAAAATATACGAAAGCGCGGTTCGGAAACCGGTCTCCACGGTGCTCATGTTCGTCGGCGTGATGGTCTTCGGGCTCTTCTCGCTGATGAACCTTGCGGTAGACCAGTACCCCGAAATCGAAATCCCCCAGATATCGGTCATCACCTTCTATCCCGGTGCCAACGCTGCGGATATCGAGACCAACATCACGCGTATCCTGGAGGATAACCTCAATACGGTGAGCAACCTCAAGAAACTGACCTCCAAGTCGCAGGACAACGTGTCGATGATCATTGTCGAATTCGAATACGGATCCGACTTGACCGAGGGCGCCAACGAGATCCGCGACGTGGTGAGCCGCAGCCAGTCGCAGTTGCCCGACGACATCGATTATCCTACGATCTTCAAGTTTTCGACCTCGATGATCCCCGTGATCATGCTTGCCGTGACGGCCGACGAGAGCTACCCGGCCCTGAAGAAGATCCTCGACGATAAATTCGTCAACGTCCTGAACCGTGTCGACGGCGTGGGTGCCGTGACGGTCATGGGCGCCCCCGAGCGCGAGGTGCAGGTCAATGTCGACCCGGCCAAGCTCGAAGCCTACAACCTGACCGTCGAGCAGCTGGGGCAGATCATCGCCGCCGAGAACGTCAACATCCCAAGCGGTACGATCGACATCGGCAACAATACGTTCAACATCAAGGCCGACGGCGAATTCAAGCTGAGCGACGAGATGCGCAAGGTCGTGGTTTCCAATGCCGGGGGACGCACGGTGATGCTCTCCGACGTGGCCGAGATCCGCGATACGCTCGAAAAGGCCACGATGGACGAACGCGCCAACGGGCAGCGGAGCGTGCGCGTGATGATCCAGAAGCAGTCGGGTGCCAACACCGTGGACATCGTCCATGAGATTCAGAAGCGCCTGCCCGACATCCAGGCGAGCCTTCCGCGCGACGTGAAGATGGAGACGATCTTCGAGGGGTCGCAGGAAATCACCAATGCCATCGGGTCGCTCTCGGAAACGATCATGTACGCCTTTATCTTCGTGGTGCTGGTGGTGATGGCCTTCCTCGGGCGGTGGAGGGCGACGCTCATCATCTGTATGACGATCCCCGTGTCGCTGATCTGTTCGTTCATCTACCTCTTCGCCACGGGCTCGACGCTCAATATCATCTCGCTCTCGTCGCTCTCGATCGCCATCGGTATGGTCGTCGACGATGCCATCGTGGTGCTGGAGAACATCACGACGCACATCGAGCGAGGTTCGAATCCCAAGGAGGCCGCCATCTACGCCACCAACGAGGTGTGGCTGTCGGTCATTGCCACCACGCTCGTGGTCGTTGCCGTGTTCCTGCCGCTGACAATGGTGCCGGGCATGGCGGGTATCCTCTTCCGCGAGCTGGGCTGGATCGTGACCATCGTGGTCTGCGTTTCGACTACGGCAGCCATTTCGCTGACCCCGATGATGTCCGCCTACCTCTTGAAACTCGAGGGCGGCGTGCACGATTACAAGGGGCTGGGTGTCATATACAAACCCATCGACCGGGCACTCGCATGGCTCGACGACGCCTATGCCCGCTCGCTGAACTGGGTGGTGCGCCACCGCCGTATCACGATCTTCTCGATGATGGGGCTTTTCCTGGTTTCGCTGGGGCTCGTCACGCAGGTGCCGACCGAATTCTTCCCGCCTTCGGATAACGGCTGGATCTCGGCCACGGTCAAACTGGAGCAGAACCTTTCGGTGGACTACACCGCGCGGATCGCCCGCCAGATCGACAGCATCATCTACAAGAACTATCCCGAGGTGACGCTCGTGTCGGCCTCGTCGGGCGCCAACTCGTCGGACGACGCGTTCGCTGCGATGCAGACCACCGGTTCGCACATCATCAATTACAACCTCAGCCTGCCCACCTCCGACAAGCGCGAGCGGTCGATCTACGTTATCTCCGACCTGCTGCGCAAGGAACTGGATCGCATCCCCGAGGTGCGGGAATATTCGGTGATGCCCGGCGGCGATAACGGCAGCATGAGCGGTTCGGCGACGGTCGACATCAAGGTTTTCGGCTACGACATGGACGTGACCAACGCCGTTGCCAACGACCTGAAGGAAAAGCTGGGCGGCCTGGAGGGTACGCGAGACGTGCAGCTTTCGCGCGACGACCTGCGTCCCGAACTCAACGTGGTCTTCGACCGTGACCGCCTTGCCTATTACGGCATGAACAGCGCTACGGCGTCGCAGGCCGTGCGCAACCGCATCGACGGCCTCGTGGCCTCGAAATACCGCGAGGACGGCGACGAATATGACATCGTGGTGCGCTATGCCGAACCGTTCCGCATGTCGCTCGGGGACGTGGAGAACATCACGCTTTACAACGGGCAGGGGCGCCCCGTGAAACTCAAGGAGGTCGGCCGCGTGCAGGAGGAGTATGCCGCGCCGATGATCGAGCGCGAGAACCGCCAGCGTGTGATCACGGTCAAGTCGTCGCTCGGAGCCGGCGTCGCCCTGGGCGACGTGGTGGCCGAGGTCGATCAACTCATCGCCGGGTATCCCGTGCCCGACGGCGTCGACCTCGAAATCGGCGGTACGGTCGAAGACCAGGGCGACGCCTTCAGCGATCTGGGCGTGCTGTTCATCCTGATTGTCATTTTGGTCTACATCGTGATGGCCACGCAGTTCGAATCGCTGCTCTTCCCGTTCATCATCATGTTCACCATCCCGTTCGCCGCCACGGGCGTTTTCCTGGCTTTGTGGATGACCTCCACGCCGATGTCGCTCATTGCCCTGATCGGCGCCATCATGCTGGTGGGCATCGTGACCAAGAACGGTATCGTGATGGTCGACTACATGAACCTGCTGGTCGAGCGCGGCTCGGGTGTCTTCGATGCCGTGATCGCCGGCGGAAAGAGCCGTCTGCGCCCTGTGCTCATGACTTCGTTCACGACCATTCTGGGTATGCTGCCGCTGGCGATCGGCACGGGTGTCGGGTCGGAGACGTGGCAGCCGATGGGTATCGCCGTGATCGGCGGACTTACCTTCTCGACCCTGCTGACGCTGTTCATCATCCCGGCGCTCTACTCGGTATTCGTCAACCGCTCGCAGCGCAAGGAGAAGGAGAAACTTGCCCGCCTGGCCGCCGAACACCAGGCCAGCAGGCATTAA